Proteins encoded within one genomic window of Candidatus Berkiella cookevillensis:
- the smc gene encoding chromosome segregation protein SMC yields MRLSKIKLAGFKSFVDPTTLDLVSNLTAIVGPNGCGKSNIIDAIRWVMGESSAKNLRGGALTDVIFNGSSSRKPIGQASVELVFDNSDGTLGGEYAAFSEIALRRLVTRDGQSSYFINGQRARRKDITDIFLGTGLGPRSYAIIEQGMISRVIDAKPDDMRHFIEEAAGISKYKERRKETENRIKHTQDNLNRLNDVRLELEKQLENLEKQAIAAKKYQELKQEEKSVDFELAAMSWKRLDAEIQVKESNIRDLATDYERHQAALTHFRAELEEARDGQTERNEHLNEAQRQFYSIGSNISKIEQALENINEQVKTLEENRKEETYSLQQAQVRVTQDKEKIIQLQSDIEKFEPEESVLEAQIELLSEQTEEQESYLESWREENQQIQQSLHHATQAAETEKTNIGHLEKQVQQNDVRYEKLRSELELLKDAESDLSLPPLESELANIQLKQTQLERQLEEQKNHQSRLKNNVVDLKNEIKLTEKQRQKLKDELTTLQAIQAVRLGKENKNINAWIAEKGLIDNKRLAEVIQVDALWQSAIETLLAQQLDAIYLEKDNLVELLASIDIGQVSGLNMVVHDDSNLQLDSRSILSKIFNLDVLSKGLKAQLSHIWFAEDLEQAFALLEQHADISVITQKGIWLGQGFIKIPTVNKENQQSILELTQQIKSLSEQYAECDNSFIGLIKSLEETEANLNELSQMISDDVDNFTMLKQRSFNLQSEIKIKKNKIEQSQQRIFQISDEINDIETNIKLSNEAINKSREKLHYSVDEMGVLHEALNTHNSKKASLEEMRQQVKRQLQTQKEQHHKLALDLQAARSELKALIQSVERYDEQIVVSEDRLKRIEQSILSSKAPEAQLRQNLELSLNQRLEAEDLLNQARDEMHEGENRLKAIDSAMNQEQNRIEDVRNHLEQQKMNWQALKVHMETVSEKITQKEINVQDVLSTLSPEATEVEWQQRLEKIERQISRLGAINLAAIEEYSSAQERKTYLDQQYNDLTEALATLDAAIKKIDKETRDRFRETFDKINTGFQNLFPRLFGGGESSIILTGDELLDTGVTVMARPPGKKNASIQLLSGGEKALTAVAFVFSIFLLNPAPFCLLDEVDAPLDDNNVGRFCRLVKEMSDSVQFIFISHNKIAISMGEQLHGVTMREAGVSRLVSVDIDEAVQLAG; encoded by the coding sequence ATGCGGCTAAGCAAGATTAAGTTAGCAGGTTTCAAATCCTTCGTTGATCCAACCACTCTAGATTTGGTGAGTAATCTTACCGCAATTGTGGGTCCTAATGGTTGTGGAAAATCCAATATTATCGACGCCATTCGTTGGGTAATGGGGGAATCTTCTGCAAAGAATTTACGAGGTGGCGCCTTAACAGATGTGATTTTTAACGGTTCATCCTCTCGTAAACCCATTGGCCAAGCATCCGTTGAGCTGGTATTTGATAATAGCGATGGCACTTTGGGCGGTGAATATGCTGCCTTTTCTGAGATTGCACTAAGACGTCTTGTCACACGCGATGGGCAATCCAGTTATTTTATCAATGGTCAACGTGCAAGAAGAAAAGATATTACAGACATTTTCTTAGGTACAGGTTTAGGCCCTAGAAGCTATGCAATCATTGAGCAAGGTATGATAAGCCGTGTTATTGATGCTAAACCAGATGATATGCGTCATTTCATTGAAGAAGCTGCTGGTATTTCTAAATATAAAGAAAGAAGAAAAGAAACTGAAAATCGCATCAAACACACACAAGATAATTTAAATCGTTTGAATGATGTGCGATTAGAATTAGAAAAACAATTAGAAAACTTAGAAAAGCAAGCCATTGCAGCTAAGAAATATCAAGAACTTAAGCAAGAAGAAAAATCGGTTGATTTTGAGCTTGCTGCGATGTCCTGGAAGCGCTTAGATGCTGAAATTCAAGTTAAAGAAAGTAATATTCGTGATTTAGCCACAGATTATGAAAGGCATCAGGCGGCACTGACACATTTTCGTGCAGAATTAGAAGAAGCACGAGATGGGCAAACAGAACGCAATGAGCATTTAAATGAGGCACAGCGTCAGTTTTACAGCATTGGTTCAAATATTTCAAAAATAGAGCAAGCGCTCGAAAATATCAATGAACAAGTAAAAACACTTGAAGAAAACCGAAAAGAAGAAACTTATTCGCTACAGCAGGCGCAAGTACGTGTCACTCAAGACAAAGAAAAGATCATCCAATTACAGAGCGATATTGAGAAATTTGAACCAGAAGAATCTGTTTTAGAAGCGCAAATAGAATTACTCAGTGAGCAAACAGAAGAGCAAGAATCATACCTCGAATCTTGGCGCGAAGAAAATCAACAAATTCAACAATCACTTCATCACGCGACGCAGGCAGCAGAAACAGAGAAGACGAACATTGGCCATCTTGAAAAACAAGTGCAGCAAAATGATGTGCGGTATGAGAAGTTAAGAAGTGAGTTGGAGCTCCTTAAAGATGCAGAAAGTGATTTATCATTACCACCACTTGAATCAGAATTGGCAAATATTCAGCTTAAACAAACACAGCTTGAAAGACAGTTGGAAGAGCAAAAAAATCATCAATCAAGATTGAAAAATAATGTTGTTGATTTGAAAAATGAGATTAAACTCACAGAAAAACAAAGACAGAAGCTTAAAGATGAATTAACTACATTGCAAGCCATTCAAGCAGTGAGATTGGGTAAAGAAAATAAAAATATCAATGCCTGGATAGCTGAAAAAGGACTGATAGATAACAAGCGTTTGGCCGAGGTTATTCAAGTCGATGCTCTATGGCAGTCTGCGATAGAAACATTATTGGCTCAGCAGTTAGATGCAATTTATTTAGAAAAAGATAATTTAGTGGAGTTATTAGCCTCCATTGATATTGGACAAGTATCTGGGCTGAATATGGTTGTGCATGATGATAGCAATCTACAGCTCGATTCAAGAAGTATATTAAGCAAAATTTTCAATTTAGATGTTTTAAGCAAAGGTTTAAAAGCGCAATTAAGCCATATTTGGTTTGCTGAAGATCTCGAACAAGCTTTTGCTTTGCTAGAACAGCATGCAGATATCAGTGTGATCACACAAAAGGGCATTTGGTTAGGTCAAGGTTTTATTAAGATCCCGACAGTCAATAAGGAAAATCAGCAGAGCATCCTTGAGCTGACACAACAAATTAAATCTTTGTCTGAGCAATACGCTGAATGTGATAATTCTTTTATTGGGCTTATTAAGTCGTTGGAAGAAACAGAGGCTAACCTCAATGAACTATCACAGATGATCTCAGATGATGTTGATAATTTCACCATGTTAAAGCAAAGAAGCTTTAATTTACAAAGTGAAATCAAAATTAAAAAGAACAAGATTGAGCAAAGTCAGCAAAGAATCTTCCAAATTAGTGATGAAATCAATGATATTGAAACAAATATCAAACTTTCCAATGAGGCTATCAATAAATCAAGAGAAAAATTACATTACAGTGTGGATGAAATGGGCGTATTGCATGAAGCTCTAAACACACACAATAGTAAGAAAGCTTCTTTGGAAGAAATGCGCCAGCAAGTTAAAAGACAGCTTCAAACACAAAAAGAACAGCATCATAAATTAGCTTTAGATTTGCAAGCAGCACGCAGCGAATTAAAAGCTCTGATACAAAGTGTTGAACGATATGATGAGCAAATTGTCGTTTCAGAAGATCGCTTAAAACGCATTGAACAATCTATTTTATCTTCGAAAGCACCTGAAGCGCAGTTAAGACAAAACCTTGAGTTATCATTGAATCAGCGGCTTGAAGCAGAAGATCTGTTGAACCAAGCACGTGATGAAATGCATGAAGGTGAAAATAGACTGAAAGCAATTGATAGTGCGATGAATCAAGAACAAAATCGCATTGAAGATGTTCGTAACCATCTTGAGCAACAAAAAATGAATTGGCAAGCACTGAAAGTGCATATGGAAACAGTATCAGAGAAGATTACTCAAAAAGAGATAAACGTGCAGGATGTTTTGAGCACGCTTTCTCCTGAAGCAACAGAAGTAGAATGGCAGCAGCGCCTTGAAAAAATTGAACGACAAATAAGTCGATTAGGTGCAATTAACTTAGCGGCAATTGAAGAATACAGCAGTGCACAAGAGCGTAAAACCTATTTGGATCAGCAATATAATGATTTGACTGAAGCGCTTGCAACCTTAGATGCTGCGATTAAGAAAATTGATAAAGAAACAAGAGATCGTTTTAGAGAAACATTTGATAAAATTAATACTGGTTTCCAAAATTTATTTCCACGACTCTTTGGGGGCGGGGAATCTTCTATCATCTTAACGGGTGATGAATTGCTAGATACAGGTGTAACGGTAATGGCCAGACCCCCTGGAAAGAAGAATGCAAGTATACAGTTATTATCCGGTGGAGAAAAAGCACTGACCGCGGTAGCCTTTGTTTTTTCTATATTCTTACTAAATCCTGCACCTTTTTGCTTACTCGATGAAGTTGATGCGCCTTTAGACGATAATAACGTAGGTCGATTCTGTCGATTGGTTAAAGAGATGTCAGACAGTGTTCAATTTATTTTTATTAGCCATAACAAAATAGCAATTTCCATGGGTGAGCAATTACATGGTGTCACGATGCGTGAAGCGGGTGTATCAAGATTAGTATCTGTGGATATAGATGAGGCTGTTCAGTTAGCAGGTTAA
- a CDS encoding DNA2/NAM7 family helicase, which translates to MQAGSHEEDCEILTDKKDSLDLLQYWQMFAWREPFKQLPLNQNAIPKHHILSQEAFKKGACADFPDGDYWVAPFWQDKEEIWLPIWLPIRVLDKQIVLRSSPSLPWIPSSLFLPSSKIYLRPQALYDDFLKHECVNKEGGYCFKTVEAFLKASMKLLKNLLNTEISSLLKTIDPVSQDSWIIISHADLDGNFENITRLKEENILLKQYCQLDNDFSKEPISQENYLNIAHFHQAHIPNTKIHSADYYYTLLGLLSLKKGMMQAVVAPKGVPFDAFMHDYVANIFSLHALSKSSRPTIALLSNDQIVEPMTHLLAMDDMNTIEAFLEKCTQYFNIAEINTLDIAQEYIYSKITKTYEVILKTISLSRNYYILREKNEKEYGEVNAFLEQLMNEDENIDEKRSLYIEIQNQWHEKLKSQTFVQRCVGWLSFVKQHRRKKASEYLQKALSNEPIHSPYEQQLVEKIRQLKVIQAKNDQRRIQAVEFLNQYQKAEQLWHKWISDLGYADECHSLSMNTLNFALQNLRTTMWQLTVLYWQGQALQSTSEFKPNTDAIEYLLIQDAEQLSAVSVLPALSRAQRAIFFGDPLGQLNAGVISAQEDEFVLENIYQASDALLEKMQILGLNISYGSAFDVAANNSKYHCGRASSRKACLQLGEISEKNKTIFDYWNEKYFKNTMMLANRSQAIDKDIPVAFIDISRQKKKAIAQNQHSNPEEAYAIEALFKRYPEITKQCVVITPFYKQYQLLSLVLSSFPVTVCHFSNMPSYMSEYVIFSPVYQMKDSRPFVFDEGRGYFYKLLTLVQKKLWIVGDKRIFQKHMHSASGDFAKWIAAQPQEEISEAHSLESNFVI; encoded by the coding sequence ATGCAAGCAGGCAGCCATGAAGAAGACTGTGAAATACTAACAGATAAAAAAGATAGTCTTGATTTATTGCAGTATTGGCAGATGTTTGCGTGGCGAGAGCCTTTTAAGCAATTGCCACTCAATCAGAATGCTATACCAAAGCATCATATCCTTTCTCAAGAAGCATTCAAAAAGGGTGCATGCGCAGATTTTCCTGATGGAGACTATTGGGTCGCGCCCTTTTGGCAGGATAAAGAAGAGATTTGGCTCCCAATATGGTTGCCTATCCGTGTTTTAGATAAGCAAATAGTATTGAGAAGCAGCCCTTCTTTGCCATGGATTCCCAGTAGCTTATTCTTACCCAGCTCAAAAATATATTTAAGACCACAGGCTTTATATGATGATTTTTTAAAGCATGAATGTGTAAATAAAGAAGGTGGCTATTGCTTTAAAACAGTAGAAGCTTTTTTAAAAGCAAGTATGAAGTTACTCAAAAATCTGTTAAATACGGAGATAAGTTCTCTATTGAAAACAATTGATCCAGTATCTCAAGATTCTTGGATTATTATTTCGCATGCAGACTTAGACGGGAATTTTGAAAATATTACAAGGCTTAAAGAAGAAAATATATTGCTTAAGCAGTATTGCCAACTTGACAATGACTTTTCTAAAGAGCCTATTAGCCAAGAAAATTATTTGAATATCGCGCATTTTCATCAAGCCCATATTCCGAATACAAAAATACATAGCGCAGATTATTACTATACATTACTGGGATTATTGAGTTTAAAGAAAGGGATGATGCAGGCTGTGGTTGCACCTAAGGGCGTCCCTTTTGATGCATTCATGCATGATTATGTTGCTAATATTTTTTCACTACATGCCTTAAGCAAATCCTCAAGACCTACGATTGCCTTGCTAAGCAATGATCAAATAGTAGAGCCCATGACACATTTGCTTGCAATGGATGACATGAATACGATTGAAGCATTTTTAGAAAAATGCACTCAGTATTTTAATATCGCTGAGATTAATACGCTTGATATTGCGCAAGAGTACATTTATTCAAAAATTACCAAGACTTATGAGGTGATTTTAAAAACAATCAGTCTGTCAAGGAACTACTATATTTTGCGTGAGAAAAATGAGAAAGAGTATGGTGAAGTAAATGCTTTCTTAGAACAACTCATGAATGAAGATGAAAATATAGATGAAAAGAGATCTCTATATATTGAGATACAAAATCAATGGCATGAAAAACTCAAGAGCCAAACCTTCGTACAGAGATGTGTGGGATGGTTGAGCTTTGTGAAGCAGCATCGAAGGAAAAAGGCCAGCGAATATTTGCAGAAAGCCTTATCAAATGAGCCTATTCATAGCCCTTATGAGCAACAGCTTGTTGAAAAAATCAGGCAGCTAAAAGTGATTCAGGCTAAGAATGATCAACGAAGAATTCAAGCAGTAGAGTTTTTAAACCAATATCAAAAAGCAGAACAACTGTGGCATAAATGGATAAGTGACTTAGGATATGCAGATGAGTGCCACTCTTTATCCATGAATACGCTTAACTTTGCACTACAAAATTTAAGAACGACGATGTGGCAGCTGACGGTTTTGTATTGGCAAGGTCAAGCATTGCAGAGCACATCTGAATTTAAACCTAACACAGATGCCATAGAGTATTTGTTGATACAAGATGCGGAGCAATTATCGGCTGTCAGTGTACTGCCAGCATTGAGTCGCGCGCAGCGAGCGATTTTTTTTGGCGATCCCTTAGGGCAATTAAATGCTGGTGTGATTTCAGCACAGGAAGACGAATTTGTCTTAGAAAATATCTATCAAGCCAGTGATGCCTTGTTAGAAAAAATGCAAATATTGGGCTTAAACATAAGTTATGGTTCAGCATTTGATGTTGCAGCAAATAATAGTAAGTATCATTGTGGTAGAGCAAGTAGTAGAAAAGCTTGTTTGCAATTGGGAGAAATATCGGAGAAAAACAAAACAATCTTTGACTACTGGAATGAGAAATATTTTAAAAATACAATGATGCTTGCAAATAGGTCTCAAGCGATTGATAAAGATATTCCGGTTGCTTTTATAGATATCTCTAGACAGAAGAAAAAAGCCATAGCTCAAAATCAACACAGTAATCCAGAAGAAGCCTATGCAATTGAAGCCTTGTTCAAGCGTTATCCTGAGATAACTAAGCAGTGTGTTGTGATAACGCCCTTTTATAAGCAATATCAGTTATTGTCTTTGGTATTGTCATCATTCCCTGTAACCGTTTGTCACTTTTCAAATATGCCTTCTTACATGAGTGAGTATGTGATTTTTTCTCCTGTTTATCAAATGAAAGATTCAAGACCCTTTGTTTTTGATGAGGGGAGGGGATACTTTTACAAGTTGTTAACTTTGGTTCAGAAAAAATTGTGGATTGTGGGAGACAAGCGCATTTTTCAAAAGCACATGCATAGTGCATCGGGTGATTTTGCAAAATGGATAGCAGCGCAGCCTCAAGAGGAAATAAGTGAGGCGCATTCTTTAGAATCCAATTTTGTTATTTAA
- a CDS encoding response regulator gives MNQLMKQILLVENSKTARVSLETKLTNTGYTVLSVGSGREAVDLAQSKVFDLIIMDLFLPDLNGYEAAKLIKSTNLANKPIVAYSSSDNPFDRAKCRAAGIELYILKSVDHKELMEQISLLLN, from the coding sequence ATGAATCAGCTTATGAAGCAAATTTTATTGGTTGAAAACAGCAAAACAGCACGCGTATCTTTAGAAACAAAGTTAACAAACACAGGTTATACTGTGCTTTCTGTCGGCTCTGGCAGAGAAGCTGTTGACCTTGCGCAAAGCAAAGTCTTTGATCTTATTATCATGGATCTATTTCTACCTGATCTGAATGGCTATGAAGCAGCTAAACTCATCAAATCAACAAATTTAGCCAACAAACCTATAGTGGCCTATTCTAGCAGCGATAACCCATTTGATCGAGCCAAATGTCGGGCTGCAGGAATTGAGTTGTATATCCTAAAGTCTGTTGACCATAAAGAATTGATGGAGCAAATTTCTCTATTACTAAATTAA
- a CDS encoding NifU family protein, with protein MVGKIMSEVVDLLPEIDVTPSAREHFRYLIEKEEVEGMNLRVFLDQPGLPTADIGICFCPPGEQRPNDLVMDLEAFKLYIDRASASYLEEAKIDYLNDKMGGQLSITAPNLKGPKPDVESSLADQIQYVLQTEVNPNLAGHGGMVSLVEVTEDNDVVLRFGGGCHGCGMVDVTLKDGIERTLKEKFPNIARVVDVTDHSSGENPYY; from the coding sequence ATGGTTGGAAAAATTATGTCTGAAGTTGTTGATTTATTACCAGAAATTGATGTCACTCCCTCTGCACGAGAACATTTTCGTTATTTAATCGAAAAGGAAGAGGTTGAGGGAATGAATCTAAGAGTTTTCTTAGATCAACCCGGTTTACCTACAGCAGATATTGGTATTTGCTTTTGTCCCCCAGGAGAACAGCGGCCTAATGACTTAGTTATGGACTTAGAAGCATTTAAGTTGTACATCGATAGAGCGAGTGCTAGCTATCTTGAAGAGGCTAAAATTGACTACTTGAATGACAAAATGGGTGGGCAGTTATCCATTACTGCACCCAATCTCAAAGGGCCTAAGCCAGATGTAGAATCTAGCTTGGCAGATCAAATCCAATATGTGCTACAAACAGAAGTGAATCCAAATTTAGCAGGACATGGTGGGATGGTCAGTCTTGTTGAGGTCACAGAGGACAATGATGTGGTCTTAAGATTTGGGGGCGGGTGCCATGGCTGCGGTATGGTCGATGTGACGCTCAAAGATGGTATTGAACGCACCTTAAAAGAAAAATTTCCTAATATTGCCCGTGTAGTGGATGTAACAGATCATAGCTCCGGTGAAAATCCATACTACTAA
- a CDS encoding CBU_0585 family protein, which translates to MFGCKLKKDYVSDFDAFFRAFDEKRTKLPPSRIKEVEKHKKIFDKRDNPAEDDAPTIWKSF; encoded by the coding sequence ATGTTTGGATGCAAGTTAAAAAAAGATTATGTCAGTGATTTTGATGCATTTTTTAGAGCTTTTGATGAAAAACGCACTAAATTGCCCCCATCCAGAATTAAAGAAGTGGAAAAACATAAAAAGATTTTTGATAAACGTGATAATCCTGCCGAAGATGATGCGCCTACCATTTGGAAATCTTTCTAA